From the genome of Silurus meridionalis isolate SWU-2019-XX chromosome 20, ASM1480568v1, whole genome shotgun sequence, one region includes:
- the LOC124403379 gene encoding CMRF35-like molecule 6, producing MMFMLGPNTASGADKKRAHCPLVAIENIVQDVVISQSAYRKLSLQTGASVTIPCLYDRKYLHHKKYWCYHAVSSYNSCKIQAYANDTQGKVTVTDNPSESLFTVTMKDLQTGNTGGYWCVEEIAGPTYDVSEYLYITVKAAIIISDDGKRSFSVQMSGLKKSDGGWYWCSAGDLEVPVHISVHDPPPVVTTAVTTTTNDVTTYT from the exons ATGATGTTTATGTTGGGCCCAAACACAGCAAGTGGTGCGGACAAGAAGAGGGCACATTGCCCTCTAGTGGCAATAGAGAATATTGTCCAAG ATGTTGTCATTTCTCAGTCAGCATACAGAAAGTTAAGTCTTCAAACTGGAGCATCTGTTACCATCCCATGTCTTTATGATAGGAAATATTTACATCATAAGAAATACTGGTGCTATCATGCTGTTTCATCATACAATTCCTGCAAAATTCAGGCGTATGCCAACGATACACAGGGGAAAGTAACAGTAACTGATAATCCATCTGAGAGTCTCTTTACTGTGACTATGAAAGATCTCCAGACAGGAAACACTGGAGGTTACTGGTGTGTTGAAGAGATAGCAGGACCGACGTATGATGTTTCAGAATACCTTTATATCACAGTGAAAGCAG CAATAATCATCAGTGATGATGGGAAAAGGTCATTCAGTGTACAGATGAGTGGACTGAAGAAGAGTGATGGTGGCTGGTACTGGTGCAGTGCAGGAGATCTGGAGGTTCCTGTTCACATCAGTGTCCATGATCCACCTCCAG tTGTGACTACAGCAGTAACTACAACCACTAATGATGTCACTACGTACACGTAA
- the LOC124403285 gene encoding CMRF35-like molecule 1, producing the protein MNCFFIFILFISNVVISQSAYRQLSLQTGASVTIPCLYDRKYIHHKKYWCYNYYSLYTSCTIQAYANDTQGKVTVTDNPVESLFTVTMKDLQTGNTGSYWCAVEIEGITYDVTEYLYITVKADPDLSVRESSVSGDEGGSVTVQCLYSAAYQTTEKQWCKFRDRRCNSVTRTDTSQKSAVHISDDGKSSLIVQMSGLKKSDGGWYWCSAGDLEVPVHISVRDPPPVVTTAVTTTTNDVTTYTSVSNHNSAASETTVVSSDETIEKVHWYLIAFLVLLVMLVIIVIIIIGGLLKKNRQAENQIRTRGESSNPTVPTPTFRAEDTIIYSTVTNQKSSALKDNDDVTYSSVKIASKNKTVSPNVVEGETIYSSIVFQ; encoded by the exons ATGAActgctttttcatttttattctgttcatttcaa ATGTTGTCATTTCTCAGTCAGCATACAGACAGTTAAGTCTTCAAACTGGAGCATCTGTTACCATCCCATGTCTTTATGATAGGAAATATATACATCATAAGAAATACTGGtgctataattattattcactCTACACTTCATGCACAATTCAGGCGTATGCCAACGATACACAGGGGAAAGTGACAGTAACTGATAATCCAGTTGAGAGTCTCTTTACTGTGACTATGAAAGATCTCCAGACAGGAAACACTGGATCATACTGGTGTGCTGTAGAGATAGAAGGAATAACATATGATGTTACAGAATACCTTTATATCACAGTGAAAGCAG ATCCTGATCTGTCTGTGAGGGAGAGCAGTGTGAGTGGTGATGAAGGAGGCAGCGTCACAGTTCAGTGTCTCTACAGCGCTGCGTATCAGACAACAGAGAAGCAGTGGTGCAAATTCAGAGACAGACGCTGCAACTCAGTGACGAGGACTGACACATCCCAGAAATCAGCAGTGCACATCAGTGATGATGGGAAAAGTTCATTAATTGTACAGATGAGTGGACTGAAGAAGAGTGATGGTGGCTGGTACTGGTGCAGTGCAGGAGATCTGGAGGTTCCTGTTCACATCAGTGTCCGTGATCCACCTCCAG tTGTGACTACAGCAGTGACTACAACCACTAATGATGTCACTACGTACAC ctCTGTCTCAAATCACAATTCAG CAGCATCTGAGACTACAGTTGTTAGCAGTGATGAAACCAT TGAGAAGGTCCACTGGTACCTGATTGCCTTTCTTGTGCTACTGGTGATGCTggtcatcatcgtcatcatcatcatcggcggcctattaaaaaagaatagac AAGCTGAGAATCAGATCAGGACCAGAGGGGAGAGCAGTAACCCCACTGTTCCCACA CCCACTTTTAGAGCTGAAGACACCATTATATACAGCACTGTGACTAATCAAAAG TCTTCAGCATTAAAAGATAACGATGACGTGACCTACAGCTCTGTAAAAATTGCTTCCAAGAATAAAACT GTGTCTCCAAATGTTGTTGAAGGTGAAACCATCTACAGCAGCATAGTTTTCCAGTAA